The sequence below is a genomic window from Providencia rettgeri.
GGTCGGCAGCGACCCGGATGATGAGCTTGAGCGGCAAATCGCATCGGGATACTCAAGCCTCCGAGGCACTGTCGAGCGCGCCATACGCGAGGTTTTTTTGAACAATACCGTCCAGCCGTTCAGCGATGTGGTGAGCGTAGAAGCATTTGGTGCTGTCATTGGCCACCCCGCAGAGGAGTGGGAGCAGTTGCTGGCAGTGTATGCGCGGGCCTGCGAAGCTACCGAGGCCCACGACACCCCAGGCGAGCGCCAACTACCGCTTCCCGCGCGTGAGGAGTTGCTCGGCGATATCGCCCAGGTCCTGGAATTAATCAAAAACGCGACTAAACGCCGAACTGCCTACGAGAATCTACGCCGGGAGCGGACCGCGCAACGCAAGAAGCTCTTCGGCGGCTAGCCCGACGTTTCATGCCGGGCTGGTCGGGCATGGCTGTGTTTCTTTCGAATATTGCGAGCTCTCCGTTTCAAAGTTTTTTGTGGCCTCGCGGATCAAGAGGAAGCACATTGGAGGCCGGCAGTTGGCGCTCCAAGTCCGCAATACGGTCGTACAGCTCAAGAATGGTGGCGTCGGCCTCACTGAGTAGGCTGGCTAGGTGGTCACGCTGCTGCGTGATTTCCTCGATCCGTTCTCGAAGTCCACGATTTTTTCTGCGGGCTAATAAGCTGACTTGGCGCACTGATGGCGGACGTTGCTCAGCGTGTCCTTCCACGTACTTTTGGATCTCAGCGATCAGTAGGGGGAAACGAGCTTTTTACAGTGCAGAGGGGTCGCTGCCGGCCTCCTTGGCAACGTTGTTCTGACTTACGGGCGTCCCCTTCGGCAGTCGTTCGGGCTTGTTGCTCTTCAGCCGCTCGAACGCTGCGCGATACTGCTCGCCGGCACTCATTCGCTTAGCCGGGTCAGCGGATTCATGTTTGCCGGATGACATGGCGATAATTCTCCACACTACGTTTCTGGGCTTCCAACGAAGTCCTTAGCGGACTGTCTACCTCGGCAGCGGCCAGGCGCTCATCCAATACCGCCTCCAACACTTCGACTTCGTCGAGTTGCTCGGGGTCATAGAGAACGTCCGCACATGGTTTGGTTTCTCCGGGGGAGTCGCCCCCTCCGCAGCGAGCGATATTGTCGATGCCCCCATAGGGACAGGGGGTACGGCTCGTGCAGATGCCCAGCAAAATCGGTCGATGAGTGACCGTCCCCTTCTTAGCCAGATTGATCGCTTTCTTAGCATCAGAGGCTGAGATTAGGCGGACAATCTCAGATTTTCGCTTCTCGCCGTGGGGGCTGACGAATCGGTTGCTCGTCAGCTGTTGCAGCTGCCTACCCAAAGTTTCGTACATGGTGCGGACGTAGTAGGTATGGGCCTTCTCTTCCAGCCGTACCCTGGAATGGTTTTGCCCGTAGTAGAGACTCATCGCTCTGGCGACGTGCTTTAGCTGAAACTGCAATGAAGCGTCGCTGACCAGCCCGGATGCCTGCATATTCACTGCGCCGGTTCGTCGGAGTTGATGCCAGGCCAACGGCCAGATTTTGCCGACCGCAAACTCGTCGGTCAGCGTCGGCGTCACCAACCGAGCCAATTCGAAATCTTCCGGCGTAATGCGCAATTGCTCACGGTCGAACAGCTTGTCGAACCACTGAAGCACATGGGCATAGCTCGGAATCGATGGCCGAATCGTGCGGTTGATCTTGGTGAACTTCGTTCCCCACGGTTCAAGGCAATAATCAAGCAGATAGCGCTTGGCCGGATCATCCGGCACCGAGGCCTCGCCGGGGGGAGAGTCGCATTCTGCGCGGAGGTCTGCGACCACACGCATGGCTTCAACTGCCACCTGAGCTGACGGGGACGTCACCCAAAGTGCCTCAGAATCCGACATCGTCTTGGTCGTTCGTCCGCACAATACATGGATGTCGCCAAACTGCGGATCACGTTCTATGTGCAAGCAATCGGCGCGCAGGTTCCAAGCCTCTTCGACTCGCATGAGGCTGAAGTTCAGCAGATAGCACAGTCCAGATCGACTCACGAGGTTGAGGTAGCGACTCAGAGTTTGAATGCGAATTTCGTCGTCGCTCACTCCCAGCCAGCGACGAAATAGTTCCACCATGCCAAACCGATGCGCGGTGTCGATGAATGGGCCGTAGTACTGCCGCCCAGTCCACTTTCCGTTTGATCCATCCGACGGCCACTGAAACGGATAGAACGATTGTGGCCTGCGTTGTCCTTGGAGACTGGCAGAGTTGTGCCGATAGGCAGCCAGACAGAAGCGGAAGCACTCCTCGACTTGGCCTCGATGCGCCAAAAAGTCATCCAGGCATTCGCGCAAGCGTGTGATTTGATAGTGCCAAATGCGGGGCGGGATATAGGGGGTCTGGAGCTTCTGGTGGTCGGGCATGGCCGCTGCGAGGCGTGCCAACCCTGCGCGATCCAACAAGGTGAACCCCAGCGCATCCCGCCGCTCGTACAGTTCGTGCAGCAATGCCAAGAACTCACCGGACCGGGAAGCCTGGAGCACCTCCGGGAGACGGTCGGCAACGCGCGGAAAATGACTCAGTTCGGATGCGAGAATGCCTTCTTGAGTGCACAAGACGAACAGCCGACGCATCTGGTCGAAGCGCGTTTTCAGGCCTCGGTATCCACGGGCTCCATTGGGGCCGTATAGCCACCAGCCGATTACGGTCCGCAATAAATCGGCGTTCGCAGGATCGATCGCGGCGACATATTTCTTAGCTGGGCCATCGCCGAAATTGAGAGTGAGCCGTTTTCCCGCCCATGGGTCGAGCCGCCAAATGGCATCGCCCCAACGGCTCACCACCTGGCCAGCGGCATCTATGATGACCGGCCAATCACGCTGCGGTGGCCAGCACGGCGGACGGTAGTTCGGCGCATCAGGAATCGCTAGGGGCGAGTCGATGCCGAGGCCAAGTTCGGAAAGAATATTTTTCGTCATGCTGATCTTTGTCGCAGTTCTGCCAATCGGATGAAGCCATCCCAGGCCGGGTGGTAGTCACCTTCACTTATGCGCGCTCTGGCTTCTTCGACCCAAAGCCTGCGGACCTCGCTACTTTCTTCGAAGAAGCGCAGTTTGGCCGTCAGCCGATCGATCACCAGCAGGGCCGGATGCTCTGTCGTCAGGTGCTTACCCGAACTGGATGGGCGGTAGCGTGCCAGTTCAAGCGATTTGAGGTGGCGCAAGCTACCGAGAGACCACACATGATCCTCACTTTCGATATCCCGGTGCTGGGTACAGAACAGGCAACCGGCAGCATTGATGCAGTCGGGTCGCGGACCATTCTTCGGCATCGTGCCCACTGGTTCAGGTGTGGCCGATACACATCTACCAGGAGCAGGAGGTGAAAGGGACGGATCGGTTTGCTGATGGAAGCGCGTAATTTCCACCATAGCGATCTGCGGATGGGGGTCGGCATATACGCGTATCAGCGTTTGCACCGTATGCTGGGCCAACTCCGCAACCTGTTGGGGATTCTGGGACTCCCGAAGCAACCAGTTGATGCGCGTCCCGCGCAGTTTTCGCGGTCTCACTATCGGTATGCCAAGCTCGCGGCAGATGCGCGTAACGTTCGTGAACTGCGTCGCCTCTTCTAGGATTCGTCCCCCGCTACGTATAAGCGGAAAGAGCAAACCATCCGGCTCATTGGGAAACCATTCGGAACGCCATTCGAGATAGCGCTCGAACCACTCTCGATAACTGGCAAAGATCTCGAATAGCACTTCTCCTTCCCGTCGATTTTTGTAGGTACGTACCTGGTAGCCGTCTATGTGGCTGGTGTAATGAAACTGCTCAACCCGCAGGGTATGTGCTTGCTGGAGGTTCAGACCGGTCTGGGCGATGAACATCAGCAATTCACTCTCGATCCGTAAATTGACGATGGGGAAACGGGTCCGCAGTGTCCGATCTGCATCGTGGGCGGCACGCGCCGCCAGGGATGCTTCGATTTGCGCTTGGTTTTGCGGCCTGGTACGGCGGGCCGCTACTTTCTCGGGGCTCTGCAATCCCGACCATAGTTCCAGCACTTGGCCGGTGCGTAACGAAATACAAACTGGGAGGGGGGCCATTGTCCCCCTCCAGGTCAATGCCTCGCATACGTCAGCTAGAAGGTGTCCGAATGCGAAGGTGTTTTGCAGATTCTGCTTGTCCGCTTTGCTCGTATGTACCTTGCCTTTGCCGCGCGGCTTGCGAATACGTGTGCTCTTGCTCAGGCTTGCTTGGCGGTCCAATGCTCGGTCCAGCATCGTCGCCGTGAGCCTGGTGAGATCGTACAGGGACCCATCGCTGAAATTGCGTTCGACTCGATGACGCTGGAGCAAGTGATCGGTCCAACGAATGAACGTGTCGGCCGCCGTCTCGAGACTGAGATTCACGTTTTCTGAATCGATCCAGGCAAAGAATCGGCGCAATGCACTGATCTTGTTCTGCACCGAGAAGCGACTTCCGCCACCAGCAAGGTCGTCAGTCATGTGCTCATGCAGCTGCGTCACCAGCTCGAAACGTTCCGGCAAGGGACTGCCGAGTTCGCCCTGCGCGATCTGGCGGCCCACATGCTTCACCTTTGCTGCTGCACCTCCGCGAAACAGCAGCGGCCGGAGGTCCCAGGGCGTTTCAGTGGCCCCATACTCAAGCATCGGGAAAGTGAGGTCGAATTCGGAACTATCCATCGTGCCGCGCCCCAGCGCCGATCCCGCTAAATGCCGCCATGAAGCTATTTGAGAGGGCTTGTTTGATCGGCAGTGCCTGTACGAATCGGATGTATTTGAAGGTGGTGGCTTCAGAGTTAGGCCCATGGAGCAACGCGTCGCTGACCGTCGCAATTACAATAGCGACATCGGCACAAGCCGATAGCGCCAGACGTGCCAATTCGGTACCGAAGGTGCAGCGCGACTGATGGAAGCGGAATTTACGGAGCACCTGTAGTTCTGCTTTGACGCCCCGTTTTCGAAACTCGGACATCTCAACATTCACAGCAGATGACTGATCGGTGCCGCGCCTGCCATAGGCGTTACCAAAGCGGGTCAAGAACAGCAAATCACGATTCTCGGGCGAGGCTTTCGCCTCTCGTTCCATCCTCCGCCAGCCTTTGGCATATTCCAGCAATTCATCACGCAACGCTTCGGGTATCCAGACCTGGCCAGTCACACCGAATTTCGTGTGCACTGGCGGAGCTGCGCCTGGACCAACTGCAAGGCGTAGAAGCCCTTCAGCGGAAGGGTCGGGGGCGGCGCGCTCCAGAGACTGAATCTTGAGATCACAGATGCTGCCGAGCCGCATCCCGGTAAAAAATCCAAGGGCCAACATGAGGTAGAGCTCGGGCGTGGCGTTCTCTGCGGCGAAATCCAGAATTGCATCGCGATCGGTCTCCGAGACTGGCAACAGCCCATCTTCAAGCGTTTGGCCTGGGCGCTTACGGTTCGGGATGCTGAGGTCGGTGGTGGTTCCGCTGATCGTTCGCTCGAACCCCACCCGGTCGAAGTATTTAACGACGTAGGGTTTTTCCCGCCACAGCTGGACGTGTGGAGAAAGAAGCTCCCTATGCCTTACCCACCGATAGAACATGATGCAATTGCGCATGTACTCAGACGCCGTGGATGGGCCGATCTGGCCGGCATCGCGCATCTTGATCAACGCCCCTCGGTATAGCACCAGGCAGCGGTCAGCTTTGCGAGCGGGAAACTCGAACCACTGCAAATCACGAGATTCAAGAAATTTAGCGTAATTGAGAAGGCCATTCATGTTACTGGCAACGGTCTTAAGAGAAGCGTCACCAGTCGTTGCTCGCTCCACTGCCCACAGGTTTGCCTCCCTCCAAGGTGCATAGTCTGCCCAAAAGATTTGGGGCAAGCCCTCAATGGATGGCCGGCTGCTACTGGGGGAGTATGCGACGGCGTTCTCTCTGCGCACGAGGTAATGGGGCACGAAATGAATGCGCTCTAGCGTCGCCATTCAACGCCCCTGGGACGCTTAACAATGTCCATAGATAGAACTCAATAGCTTAGGCGTCCGCACTATACAACTTACTCTTATCAATAGAGTAAACCTCTACTCGTGGTGCCATCTCCTCCAAAGTGCGCATCACTCGACTGCTTAAATCTGCATACAGCGCGTACAGTTGGCTAAGAATTCCCGCTAAAAATAGACGAGTAAGTGAGCAACCATTCTGCCGCATGGGTTGCTGGCGTCTAACACCAGAAAAATCACCCAGCCCAACCCGCTGTCTATTTTTTAAGGTGGGCATTCATCTACATGTCTAATTTTTTACCAATTTGATCGCTAAGATGTACTAATTTGATTACCGAGGGAGACTGACTGACTAATTACTTAGGGGCTTAATCGTACAATCTCCACTCGACACCACACAACTCACTTCTGGACATTTCTGAGTTGCATTTTAGCTAATTTAGAAAAACATGAATTAGATAAAGTATGGAAATTTCAAATCAATATGAGGCGGACATGAAGAAATTGAAAAAAGTAGCTTAACTGGGTTGGTCAATTTTGGTTGACCACGTCATGTTCCGGTGAGTACGCAAGTCATTGGCGCTAACGAATATGAAGGTCACTTTGCTTTTGACTTACTCTATAACAACTCTTCAGATATACAGCCTAATACCTTATCGACCGATACGCATGGTACCAATAATGTTAACTTCGCTATATTAGATTTCT
It includes:
- a CDS encoding site-specific integrase, translated to MDSSEFDLTFPMLEYGATETPWDLRPLLFRGGAAAKVKHVGRQIAQGELGSPLPERFELVTQLHEHMTDDLAGGGSRFSVQNKISALRRFFAWIDSENVNLSLETAADTFIRWTDHLLQRHRVERNFSDGSLYDLTRLTATMLDRALDRQASLSKSTRIRKPRGKGKVHTSKADKQNLQNTFAFGHLLADVCEALTWRGTMAPLPVCISLRTGQVLELWSGLQSPEKVAARRTRPQNQAQIEASLAARAAHDADRTLRTRFPIVNLRIESELLMFIAQTGLNLQQAHTLRVEQFHYTSHIDGYQVRTYKNRREGEVLFEIFASYREWFERYLEWRSEWFPNEPDGLLFPLIRSGGRILEEATQFTNVTRICRELGIPIVRPRKLRGTRINWLLRESQNPQQVAELAQHTVQTLIRVYADPHPQIAMVEITRFHQQTDPSLSPPAPGRCVSATPEPVGTMPKNGPRPDCINAAGCLFCTQHRDIESEDHVWSLGSLRHLKSLELARYRPSSSGKHLTTEHPALLVIDRLTAKLRFFEESSEVRRLWVEEARARISEGDYHPAWDGFIRLAELRQRSA
- a CDS encoding site-specific integrase — protein: MATLERIHFVPHYLVRRENAVAYSPSSSRPSIEGLPQIFWADYAPWREANLWAVERATTGDASLKTVASNMNGLLNYAKFLESRDLQWFEFPARKADRCLVLYRGALIKMRDAGQIGPSTASEYMRNCIMFYRWVRHRELLSPHVQLWREKPYVVKYFDRVGFERTISGTTTDLSIPNRKRPGQTLEDGLLPVSETDRDAILDFAAENATPELYLMLALGFFTGMRLGSICDLKIQSLERAAPDPSAEGLLRLAVGPGAAPPVHTKFGVTGQVWIPEALRDELLEYAKGWRRMEREAKASPENRDLLFLTRFGNAYGRRGTDQSSAVNVEMSEFRKRGVKAELQVLRKFRFHQSRCTFGTELARLALSACADVAIVIATVSDALLHGPNSEATTFKYIRFVQALPIKQALSNSFMAAFSGIGAGARHDG